The genome window GAATACCCAAGAGTTGGTGACCCTGGTCAAAGAGAGCAGAAcggtcttctcttctttcgcAAAGGCCAAGTCAGCAAAGCTTGGTAtgttctcaacaccacatgATCCTGCCTCGAAGTGTAACAGCTAGCTAACGCGGTGATGTAGTCCGCCAACTGCTCGACCTCATCAAGGAAATCCCCGATAGCACCGATATCGAAATCTCCGTCACCAAGGACTGTATAGAATGGGCCACCGCCGAGCGCCGCGCGTTTCAGCGACAGGACCTCGAGGTCCGCCTTGTCACTCTCCAGATGGCAAAGCAATCCTACTACGAAGCCCTCGGTCTCATTAACAACCTTCTTCGCGAGCTCAAGCGTCTCGATGACAAGCTCCGACTCGTCGAAGTTCAGCTCCTCGAGTCGAGAGTTTACCACGCCCTTGGCAACATCCCCAAGTCCCGTGCCGCTCTTACCAGTGCACGAACAAGCGCCGCCAGCGTATATACCCCTCCGATGCTACAGGCTAACCTCGACATGCAGAGCGGTATGCTTCATGCTGAGGATAAGGACTTCAACACCGCTTTCTCCTACTTCATTGAGGCTCTCGATGGCTACCACTCTCAAGATGAGAGCACCCGAGCTCAGGCTGCTCTTCAGTACATGCTTCTTTGCAAGATCATGCTAAACCTCGTTGACGATGTCAACAACTTGATGACTTCCAAGCAAGCCCTGAAGTACGCTGGCAAGAACCTAGAGGCCATGAAGGCCATTGCCCGCGCACATTCGAATCGATCATTGGAGGAGTATGAGCGAGCACTTTCTTCTTACCGATATGAGCTCGGTAGCGACGCTTTCATCCGCAACCACCTTCGCCGCCTATATGATGCTATGTTGGAGCAGAAcctcatcaaagtcatcgaGCCTTTCTCACGCGTCGAAATCGACCACATTGCCAAGATGGTTGGCCTTGACACCCAGCAGGTTGAGCGAAAACTGTCTCAGATGATCTTGGACAAGGTTATTATCGGTGTTTTGGACCAGGGCGCTGGTtgtctcatcatctttgacGAGACGCACCGAGATGAGTCCTATGATGCGGCTCTGGCAACAATCGAGAAACTGAGCAGTGTGGTGGATGTACTTTACACGAACCAAGCTTCCATGCTGGAATAGATTAGCAATGAGAGGCACATTAGTTGTTGTATGTAATATATCACACGCTTTTAGACCAGGCGTTTCAAGAGGGAACAGAATCGTCTATGCTGAGCGGCACATACATGTATTTCATTTGCTTGCACAACCATATCTGAAACGAATAACCAAAACTATATATATGCTGATGCCCCCAACAGACTGCGCTGCAAGACAGGGGTATGTAATCATATGCAAAGAAAGCATAAAGGATACAACAAGCGGTATCTGGTATCTCCAAACAACAATAACAGCCACCTACTTATGAAACAGAACGCCTCATGAAATGCTAACTATGCCATATTCGTGATTCTAtacaaaaagaaaaatacaAAAAAAAACCAAACCTTTTATAAAAACAGGATTCTTTCATGTCGTTTAGTGAAACATAACTCGCGCTGGTTTACCAGCTCCTcggcttctcttctcttcaccCAGAATTAAGGCAAATAATCTTTTGACTAGTGCAGCCTCATCCCAGCCGCCGACTTGTGCTTTGAAAGCGTCGGCGCAGTCCAAGTGCCAACGCTCCAGCGTCATTGACTCGCCTTGGCTTGCGACCGTCTTTCCAAGATATTGGTCTGAATAGCGTTCAAAATGAAGCCTGAAGGGGCCCTGACGTcgctgttgaagaagatcatccAAGAGCAGCCAGTGTCTTCGTGTCCAGACCGTTTGGGAGAGTGGTTCAGGGTGGGTTTGTTTTGTTGGGAGTTTCTCGTTATATATAGGAATTTGCGGGATGGTGTTATTCTCCTTGTTAGCAGTTTGATGTGGTAGTGCTCTTGCACGAGGACGCTGGGCACCTGTGCTTGACTgagatgctgctgaggagtTGGATAGTCGACGTTGGTGTCGAACCTTGGCTTGCTCGATGGGAGATAGGACGCTGCTGGTAAACTCAACCACACGGCCAGGAGTGTGAGGTTTAAGTGGCGAACGAAGACTTGATTTGATCGGGGAAGCGTTCTTGGGAGGTAATGGACGAAGGAGAGTGCTAGCTGTGGATCGCTCAGGGGAATCTTCACTTGCATTGGATGTTTGCTGCTGCCACTTTTGTATATCGGCGTGAGTGAGCTGCATCCTCGGTGGAGTGGTGGCACTACTACTCAGGATGGGGGCAGGGTCAGGGGCAGCAGCCTGAGTTGAAGCCTTGAAGAAACTCTGACTAGGATTTCTCCGCTGCGGAGTAAAGTTCATCTTCTGAGGCACTGAAGGCAGTGGCTCGGATACTTGatcttcgccttcttcttcttcaagtaCCTCTGTGCCCTCCTCGTCGAGCTCTTCCTGCTGTTCACCGTCATTTTGTTGCTCAGATGTTTCCTGCATAGAAGCGTCGCGCTCGTCTTGTCTTGGGGAAGCCGTTGCCTGTCGACTTGGCGATGACATGTTCGACCGTGAATCTGATCGAGAATATTCATCATTTTCAGGTTCTTCAGACAGGCCTCGCCTCGCCAGGGGCTGGACAGGGCGTATAGGAGAGAAGAAGCCTGCCCTTGGCTGTCCTCGAGGTACAAGCTCCTGTTGTGGCAGCTGTGGGAACATGGAGCTTGTCGGGAGGGTGTGAGCTGTCTCCATCGGCTGAGGCTCGGTCTCAGTGGGTCGCGCTCCAAAGACGGACATCTTCTTAAGAGGAGAGAGCTTGTCAGCCAACATGCCTGGGATCGCGGCCggtgaagagaagaaagtcGAGAGGTCGAAACGGTTCGCTTTGGCGGTAGCAGGAGCCTTATCAGATTCTTGAGGAACCTCCCTTTGAGTAACAAGAGAATACTCCTCTGCCTGAGATGGTTCATCCTGCGCAACATCCATGTTATCAGGTTGAGGCGCGGTCTCTTCTTCCAGGTGTTCTTCATTCTCTTCCAGTTCATTCCTTGTCTGATCTGCAGTCGTTGGAGGCCGTTGCGTTCCCTTGTTAGTCTGCCTCCTCCAAGGGCTTGGGAGAGTGCTTCGTCTGGGGATAGGTGACTCGGGTTTCCTCGCTGGTGAAGGCTGACGGGCTGCATGAGGGCTAGACCTTTGGGCCTCAAACTCCCACAGATCCATGTCATCACCGGCATCTTCGGTTTCGTCGTCTGCGTCATCCACCGTTCCGTCCAATTGGCCATGAGATATGGACTGTGGCTCGGGAGGTCTGGCTGTTGATCTTGCAAAAGCCTCAAGGGGTACATCTCCTCTGAGGTTGTCGCTTATAGGACCTTCTCTATCAACCCAACTCATTCCACCCTCACTGGGAGCCTGGAAATGCGTAGAGCTTGCTGCAGATTCCCTGGACATTGTTCGGCGATGGCGTGGTGACGAACCAGCACTTCTCCTCTCAAGAGCTTCCATAAAGCTAGCTTGACCTGTATGTCTGGTGTTTGTTCCAAAGGGGTCGTCATAAACGTCATCGCCTTTGGGGATCTGGGCAGTTTCGGTGAATGGACGGGACTTCCCAGGACTCGCGTTCGTCCGTAGATTTGGCTGAGTTACCCTTGGACCCAACTCTCTAGAAGCAGATCGCCTGAAAGGGCTTCGCAAATGATGGTCGCGGGCCTCCGGTGTTGGAGGATCCGAGGTCACGCTCTGCAAAGCTCTCCCGGCCCTCATAATGGGGGACAATGTAGGACGTCTGACTCTCTCTGGTGGCACATCAGGCAACGATTGAGGTTCCTGGATAGGCGATGTAAGTTGATTTAGTGGCGTGACTTCTGGCTGCTGCATTTCGGCCTCTAAGGACAAACGGGGTTGCTGAGGTACAACGATTTCAGGAATCTCTTGGGCCTCTTCAGGTTCCTCTTCAACCAGGTCTTCCATAATGGTCTCTTCCAAGGGCTGGCCATCTGGAACAGAATGGTCATCAGGTTCAGGCATAATAGTCATATCCATGATAGGTTCATCATCGTTGTCGGCTAgttcttcgacttcgacaATAGCCCCGTTGGTGACTTGCCCGGTAGTTTCAACAGCTTGATCAACAACTTCGTCTTCAATCTCTATAGTTTCAGGTGGTACCTGGGCTTGGGTGGCGGGCGCCGGTGATGAATTCCTCGGCGGTGAATTTCTGGAAGATGCAGACCTAGCTGGACTCTGCGATATGCTTGTTGACTTCGGGGCAGTATTGTTTCCAAAATCGATATTTGGAGGGGTGTCGTCAGGGGTGGGGAGGCGCCCGCCATCCGAACGAGAGATAACGCTTCCAACCGAAGCTGCTGGAGGTTCAGCCTCCTGTTGTTCTTGCGCTTCGACTGACTCTTGATCTTCGACTGCCTCCTGTTCTGCTTCTGCaccttgttcttcaaccaCTTGCTCTCGTTGCTGTATCTCTGCTTGCTGGGGCTCATCTTCAAACTGGATAAGGTCCGCATCCCCCATTTCAACATCCTCAGTCTCTGATGGTGCTTTCTTGGCCATGGCTCGAGGGCGGCGGGGAGTGGCTGCCTCAAGTACTGCATCAGGTATCTCTGAGAACGAGTCGTCGTACAAGCTTGAATTATCGATTTCGAGATGTGAGGAGTCTTGTCGTTGTGTTGCCAGAGGAGATCCGCGATATTCAGCATCCGCATTGTCTCGCGCGTTTGACTGCAACACTTGCCGTCGCAATGGAGAAGAGCCCATTCTTCGCGGAGTCTGACGCCATATGGAAGATAAGTTGCGGTTAGGTGAAAAGGTCATGGGTGGACGAATAGTAGATTGTCGGAGTTCATCTCGAGGCTCAGCGGGAGCGGGTGCGGATGGTTGGGGCTCCTTGTCTTGCTCAGCGGTTTCCTTGTTCACGTTAGGTCTGTCGCGATCCTGCAGAGACTGCCGTAGAGACTCCAAAGTGTTGTTAATAATTAGGCTGGTTTCCTCGCCAATGTCGTTTTCGGCGATCTCTCGAACAGAGCTGCGCATACTGGCTTGTAGCGAGGGGAGCGAGTCCATGAATATCATGCTAAAGTCTTCACCCGCTGCGACCGTATCTTCGTTCCCAGGACGGGTGTCGCTTTGAGGTTCGTCTGCAGAAGATACGTCGCTTCCAGCTGGTCCAAAGCCATAATCTCCAAAATCTGAGGAATCATCTGCTCGTCCATGATCTGGACTTGAAGGAGCAGGCGCATTTTGGGTTGCGCGACTCCCCGGCCGCGGCGTTGGTTCATCGTCTAATGTTGCCATCCAAATATCTGAGTCGGGTTCCGATTGCTGAGCAGGCGCGCTAATATTCGCGGTTCGGTTTGCGCGTAATTGATTTGCTTCAGCTTCTGACGGCGTAATGACCAGAGTTACATCGTTGTCGGCTTGTGAGTCGTCGGCGCGGAGAGAGGGCAGGTCGGATGCATCGCCAGCAACCTCAATCTTATCGAGAGCTTGACTTTCTGATCTGTTACTCGTTTCTGAAATCCCCCTCGCGTTTTGTTCGTCTTCTGTGGCATTTGGTGGGTCAACAAGACGGTTCTTTGGTGGTCGACCTCGTCTTTTTGTTCCTGGTGTTGGCTGCGCATTACTGTCTGCCGATTTATTTGGTGCATCTGTATCTGTATCTTTTGTCGTGCGTTGTCTTCTCCGGGGGCTTCCATGCATCGGTGTTATTGACTTTCTCTTGGTGCCTGCACTGGGTAGCGGTGTGCCATTTGTTTTTCTTGGTCGTCCTCGTTTCCTAGGAGTCGCGTTGTTATCGTCCTCGATCGCCCCCTTTAGCGGCACAGTCGTCGTGGTCGTCGCCATTTCTCTGCGTCGCGATATCGGTAGGTAAGGGCTGTCTTGGAATAGTTTTCGTCGCGCGCTGCTGGGGCCTGCAGTCGCGCTTGGTTCCTCTGTCTCGACCGTAACTAGTAATTTCTGGGGCGCTTTATTATCTCCAACCTCGAGTTCGAAAGTCTGTTTCCTAGGAGAGGTTCCTAAGCCCATGGAAGAGAAGCGGCTGGACCGTTGGCTGCTGCGGACGACACGGCGCGTGGATGGAGGGGGCACGACACTCTGTTCAACGGTATCGTTTAGAGGATCGGGTGACGACATAATATCCGCGCTGGGTGTGTTCATATCGGCAAAAGAATGCCAGCGGACGGCAAAAGAGTCGTTGTCAACGCCTAAACTTTTGCGTTTTGGCATTGACGAATGGTGGTTTCGTTAATCATTCATGGAATGCAAAATGCCAAATTCAAAATTGTCATGGTATATGCAAACACTACCGTCCATCCGTTGCAAAGCCAAAACCAACCCGCGGTGTGCTTGTGCTTTGTTGGATTTTGACAGGGATAGACGTGGCGGCATGGGTCCAGTGTTTACTTTGGCCCCAATGAGGCAAGTGGGGACAAAAGCGTGAACTTTGCCCGCATCTTCTGTTTCTCCTTGGCTCCGTGGCTTGAATCTTCGACTGTTGTCTTGTGCCCCAATTGGGACTAGTGTCAAACGGTAAAGATCTCAAGTCACCGGCCCAAGGCATTGTCCCTTTTCCCCACATCACATGCAGGGAAGTGACCTCATTTTCAGATGCGGAACAGAGGCCGACTTTTAGGGAAGTGTTACTCGGTATCAACTCCCGTCCCGACCTCGGTACGGTATATTTAGGGAGAGGGACCTACCTGAGATACCTAGGCCTTACAGTAGACGTCCTCTAGCTCTCGAGTCAAGTCATTGCCGATCCCGAGATACAAGTCTCCCTCCAATACCTTTCCTTACAAGCTTTAAATACTTGTATCTGGGCTCCTCTAATCGAGCACGGCCCCGCGCGACTTGTAAGTTTCCCTTCCCCAGGTTTTTAATTACTGTTCATTCCCCATCAATTCAATTCGATCCATTTCTGTCCTACATAAACATCGCTTACACGCGCCTCGCTTAAGCTTAAACTTGTATACTACATCGACCATTTACAAACGGCATCATGTCAGACAACGCCGAAAAGGAGACCACTCCTCAGATCGATACGCCTGTGACAAAGGTCGAGATTACTCCTAACAAGGTCGAAATCAGCACGGCGCCTGAGACTCAAGCAATCCCTCAGAATGACAATGTCGCTCACGCTCTTGCTGGCGCTGGAGGTGGTCTTCTGTCCATGATCCTGACGTAAGGCTTGCGAATACCCCAATGACGCATTACAGTGCGCTGATGATATCTCAAGCTACCCTCTCATCACCCTCTCAACACGCGCTCAGGTCGAGTCTAAGAAGGCCGAGAGCAAGTTCAGCGAGGCTGTTGGCAACATCATCGCCCGTGAGGGTATCTCTGGTCTCTACTCCGGTATTAACTCGGCCCTCTTCGGCATCAGCGTCACCAACTTTGTCTACTACTACTGGTACGAATGGACTCGCGGTTTCTTcgagaaggctgctgctaAGGCTGGTCGCGCTGGCGCCAAGCTCACCACCGTTGAGTCCATGATTGCTGGTGCTATCGCTGGTTCGGCcaccgtcatcatcaccaaccctATCTGGGTCGTCAACACCCGAGTCACCACTCGccagcaggagaagaagcaggatGTCGAGGCTGGCGAGTCTAAGCCTGCCAAGGCTCCCAGCACCATCGGCACTCTGTTGCTGCTCCTCAAGAACGAGGGTCCTCAGGCTCTCTTCTCTGGGGTCATCCCAGCTCTTGTCCTCGTTATCAACCCTATTCTTCAGTACACTCTCTTTGAGCAACTCAAGAACACAGTTGAGAAGCGTCGCAAGGTGACTCCTACtatcgccttcttcctcggcgcCCTTGGCAAGCTGTTTGCTACTGCCATCACCTACCCTTACATCACCGTCAAGTCTCAGATGCACGTCCAGGGCAGCGGTAAGAAGGAGGGTTCCCTTAGCGCTCTTTCTCGCATCGTCCGTGAGAGCGGTTACTCTGGTCTCTACCGAGGTAAAATATCAAGTCACCATCTGATTTAGCAATTCGCTGACTCTCATTAACAGGTATCGGCCCTAAAGTCACCCAGAGCGTCCTCACTGCTGCGCTCCTCTTTGCCTTCAAGGACGTTCTCTATGAGCAGACCGTTCGTCTCCGAATGGCCCAGGCCGCTCGCCGACGTGTCGCCGCTTAAGCTAGCTTAAGCACTGGTCCCACTAGACCTGTCTTTCTTATCAGAACCAGGATTGAAGATCCCCAATTATTCTCGGTATCTCATTCCGATTACCGAAAAGCATTTGCGGTGAGGATGTGTTCAGTTTGTTATTGAAATTGGCACAATGGAAATGGCGTTGTATCTTATATACCTAGTATTAGTTCATGTTCTGTTTGATGTTTGAAACCAGGGCTGGTAACCAGGAATATTGGAAGAGGGTGTTGCTCTCATCTGGATACCCGAATACTCTAAGGCGGCTTTGATGTAACAATTCAATTTAAGCTCATTTTGTCATTATACATGGATTTCCTTCAATAAGCTTCAGACAGGAACCAGACGAGGTACAATCCACCAGTCATGATAACACTTATCAGGAGTTGGCACCTCAGCTCTGAGCTTCAGATTACTCGCATCTTCCTTTGATGCCTTCAGCACAGCCGTAATCGCGAGCCCTGTTGCAATACATGCTTTGAGCGCGTTCTTCTTTGAAGTCTGCCATTTATCGTGAGAACCAACTGAGAACGAATCTGCCGCAGACAACTTGCTCAGAACCTCAAGCCCTTGCTTTGCACCCTTCAGAGCTCTTTCTGCATATTGAAGAATATCCACCGTCGACGATTCTGGTTGCGTGGTTCCGAGAATAAACTCTGGGAAGCCCGGGCAAGGCGGTAGGCCAATAACGGCGAATGGTCTCATCCGCAGCTCAAAGCGGAGTTCGTCGTTGCTATACGGTCGCGGAGGTACCTTGACCAACTCGAGCCGCATTAGAGCTGTGTAAAGACATGATAGCGCATCTGACAATTCCCATGTGACAGCAGCATCGAGAAGCATAAGCCGAATAAAGGCAAGGGATCGCTCAAGTTGGCGATCAACTGAAGGATTTCGCGGTTGAGAAGGTGCGCGAGATTCCTCGACTCTTCGAACAATGAAGGACTTGAGCCTTTCTGTATGCTGAACTCTCCATTTGGCTAGGTAGTTGAGATACCAATACATACCGGCAAGTTCGTCTGGCTGATAGACTTCCAACTCGAAACCAAGTTGTACAATCCATTCCATCTGGCGAATCTTGTATAAGTACGTCCAGGACGATAGTGGGAGGGAGTAGGTGTCGACTGGTTGAGAATTTGCTCCTGTGAAATGCCTCATTGGCTTCTCGTTTAACTTGACCTGGATAATttgatcaatctcttcagCATCGAGCTGGACATTATCCCAGTCCCTGATGATATGGCAGAGCGTGCGCCGGACACGACACCTGTTCTGACAAAAGGTCCTGAAGATGTCGAGAAACGATTGAGCCGCTCTTTGTCGAAACAGTTCCATTTGTTGCGCAACAATGAATCGCGGATCTTGGGGGAATTCGATCTCGTCGTTGTTTCGATCAAGTTGGACGCTGGCCGGCATCGACACAATAGAAAAGTCATCATCCATAATCTGCCGAATACTCATTGAGCCTAGAACTTCCATCTCGTTAAAGAGGAAAGTCTGAAGTAGAGTCCGTACGAAAACCAGTGGTTGAGGCTTCTTGGCTTGAAACTGCAAGACGAAGTTCTAAAAATATTTAGTGTTGACATTCTCTGAAGAACAATCCAATGCTTACTTGTAGACATTGGGAGTCGGTATAGTTTAGCACATCAATCAATTCAACACCGTCCGTGAACAGCCTTGAAAGATGACCAAATGCATCCTCGAATTTTAACTGCACAATCGGTCTAGGGGGCATAGTGCTAGCAAGCTTTCGTTGGAGCTTGGCACTGAAGGCCTCGTCGACTGGTTTTCCCAAGGTGTGAGATGACTTGATGGCTGGAAGAACCTTGAGCCCTTCAAGCCATGGCTTTCGCGCAACCTCGGGCTCCTTCACGTGCTTGGGGCATTCTGTTGCTTCCAGAAAGTACAACCTTAGCTGCAGTCGTTGGTCAAGTGCTTCTCGAAGATCATCGCTGACGCCGGTAGATAATGTGATGAGCAGgtctcttgcttcttggaTAGCCTGCCGGATAGCCTGGGGTTGTATTTCAGCAAGTAAGGTGCGGCTGTATGTGTTTGTCACgaaatcttcttccttgaaAGTATGCGTCAGCCAAAAATAATCCATTTGCTATGATATCGGTTCACACTTACTTCATAGTAGTGTTCTGATCTAATCCGTTCATTGACATAACCGCAAGCTTTGAGCAAACCAAGACAGTACGCTCTCAATATTTTAAGCATGTCAGATTGTCCAGAAGAACCATATGAGCCGTTTCGAACGAAATGAGCGTCCTCGACAGTTCGTGGGGTGGGTGTCAGGAGCGCCTCAGCGTATACACTAGTGAATAGAGTCTGTGAAAGAGGATATCCCTGATGCCATGCCATCTGAGCAACATTATTAGTTTGTATAGTTGCTTTGCTACTGAAGCACTTACCTCGTGACAGAGAAGCTGGTCTATAATTCCCAGTACCTCTTCTGGGAGCAGTGGCCGCGCAACATCGTAAAGCTCTTCAAGCTCCTCTGCTGATTCAACACAGCCGCTGTCCATTTTAGGATCCATGATCTAAGTGTATCAGTATTTAACCGAGCCAGCCTTCACGATAGACGAACCTCAAGCCCTGAAACGGACTCGAACAGAGTAAATGCCCCATCTTTAACAAGTTCACCGGGTGCAAGAGCTGGTCAGACTTCAGTCAACGGCGGGGTCATGAACGAATAAGTCAGCGACACAGAACTTACTCTTGACGGCTTCTGAGAATTTATCTGTGATGTCCACTGCAACTATTCCCGCAGTCGCAATACCCGGAGGTGGCGGAGGTGGATACTCATATTGGTGATCAAGCGATATTCTCGCGATATCTGTGCTCCCAAAGTCAGATTTTGACGACATTGGCATGCGGGACCTAAGGGTAAGGCAGTATTGGGCACCCACCATCTTGAATTCCGTTGCCAATATCGTCCATATTGACTGAATGAAGCGACAAGTTATCGcattaaatattaatattgCACGTTTGCGTGTTGGTGGTAGTGCGGAAATACAGCATTAGATGGATGTTTGATAGAAGATGATTGTGAGCAGGAAGGGAGATAGGACGGTATATCCAATTATGATGATGGGTCCACTGCTACGTACAATGATTGAATGATGTACTACCAAAATTGGCTATTATGTCAGTAAAATCAATACAAAAACCAAACTACAACAAAGTTTTACATTTGAAAAGAGGCGGAAGTCACGATTTCATAGCAACCTGGTCATGTGTGTTGATGCACATCGTTAGCGGAGCCGTAGCTACTCTTTCGGCTGTAGCCGGGTGTGACAGAAAGTTGAGATGCGGACGTCCCACCGCGAGCATCACAATAGAAATCATTTACATCACAACATTGATTCACCAGCAATTCCATTCTTGCCTCCAATTGCAGTCGTAGTTTTGAATTTGATTGATACATTGCAACAATCGTTATGGTACAGTGGCTCCAGGTGTATGCATCCGGCTGAGGAATAAGTCCATCTCATCTGAACCGAGCAACCCCTTCGAGCGCCACGCTTCTATTATCCCACGCGCAATCATTCCCAAATCGATCTGCTTAAGCAGCGTTCTCAGCGGCAATGGCGGCGTTGGCAGCGGCGAGGTTCTTGGGCTCACCCTGCTTACCGTTCTGTTGAGGTAATTATATGTTAGTCTGCGTCGCTTTTTTCGCTGTCTTTTCGGTTCCCGTATCGCCTTACCTGCCACTTGGAGAATCGCAAATCCATCTCGCCTCGGCGCTCGGCAGCAATTCTCTTGTCCTCCTTCAAGCTTCGGCGGACAACGCGGGCGGCGATGGCCAGGTAGCGGTTGTAGCTATCGAAACGCAATGTTAGCTTCTCGGTGTTTCGGTACGGTCGCTCGGCGGAAGATGTTGTAGTCGGCAGTGTCTGGGGGTTCAATTGACGTACGTAAGACCAGCGGCTCTCCACGCAGCAGTCATTTTGGCGGTGTTGGAGGTTGAATTGGGAGGGATGGGTTTTGGTAGTTGGTGATGGCTACTGAATCTTTGCTCCGAATTACCGGGCAAAGGCAGAGCTAGTATAGCGGCCTTAGGCAGAACCTTGTCATGAGCCGGGAAACAGCCGAAACGAGAAGACAGGTCACGTGATTTGGTCTTTCGCCATCTTAGTATAGCGGGAAGACCCTTGCGTTCCTGGATCTAACTAATTTCCTCCGTAAGGCTAATGGAATCCTTCCAAATTGAGACTCTCGATACTCATTCATAAGGCAACAGGCATTATACCCCAATAGTAAACGCAATTATTTTCAATCACTTAGTCATGATGACCACGCATCCCGTTGAGCTTAAAATGAAACACTTATGCTTATCCCAGTAGTGCCTCTTCGCAATGGATGGCTGTCCAGCTTCACTTGCGGGGATCAATCAAATAAGCTGTGAGACACATCATCAAAAGCCAATGATAGCGGCATCGAATTAGCAGGGGCCTAGGTGTTCAGAGTCGGCCGCCCAATGAACTAAGACCATTGGCTGTGTGCTTATCTCGCAGCTTTTCagctccttctcctcatATAGTGTTGGTCTCTTCACTTTATTGACAATCCAAGCTCAATCAATTGTGCTCAAATGTCATACATTGCCTCTGCTCGACGCCGGCGACCGCAGGAGTTCTTCCTGCCaaatggcaagaagatcatcgCCTCTCTACCCGAAGATCTCGAATCTTTACGTGAAGAACATGGAAAGCGAAATGATGTTCAGGTTGAAGTTGTCATCCACGGATCACCAGAACATTGCGACTATCTAAGAGAGACCCGAGATCACCATGAGAATCGCCGTGCTCACTTTCGACAACGGCATGGCCCTGCCTTTGACGAGTGGGAAGATATGCAGAGTCAACTTGATATCGTCAACGGCCACCTGGAACGACTCTCTACCAACACGTCTGCTCTAAGTGCCAATTTCGACAAGTTTGGTTATGGTGCTGAACTGCGAActtatgatgatgatgacccCTCACCAGCTGCCGACCCCTCCAACATGTCAACTTCAGATACACTCTCAGTTGGTTCTGGTGGAGGTCAACCT of Fusarium oxysporum Fo47 chromosome I, complete sequence contains these proteins:
- a CDS encoding mitochondrial carrier domain-containing protein → MSDNAEKETTPQIDTPVTKVEITPNKVEISTAPETQAIPQNDNVAHALAGAGGGLLSMILTYPLITLSTRAQVESKKAESKFSEAVGNIIAREGISGLYSGINSALFGISVTNFVYYYWYEWTRGFFEKAAAKAGRAGAKLTTVESMIAGAIAGSATVIITNPIWVVNTRVTTRQQEKKQDVEAGESKPAKAPSTIGTLLLLLKNEGPQALFSGVIPALVLVINPILQYTLFEQLKNTVEKRRKVTPTIAFFLGALGKLFATAITYPYITVKSQMHVQGSGKKEGSLSALSRIVRESGYSGLYRGIGPKVTQSVLTAALLFAFKDVLYEQTVRLRMAQAARRRVAA
- a CDS encoding Mak10 subunit, NatC N-terminal acetyltransferase-domain-containing protein, with amino-acid sequence MDDIGNGIQDDIARISLDHQYEYPPPPPPGIATAGIVAVDITDKFSEAVKTLAPGELVKDGAFTLFESVSGLEIMDPKMDSGCVESAEELEELYDVARPLLPEEVLGIIDQLLCHEMAWHQGYPLSQTLFTSVYAEALLTPTPRTVEDAHFVRNGSYGSSGQSDMLKILRAYCLGLLKACGYVNERIRSEHYYEEEDFVTNTYSRTLLAEIQPQAIRQAIQEARDLLITLSTGVSDDLREALDQRLQLRLYFLEATECPKHVKEPEVARKPWLEGLKVLPAIKSSHTLGKPVDEAFSAKLQRKLASTMPPRPIVQLKFEDAFGHLSRLFTDGVELIDVLNYTDSQCLQNFVLQFQAKKPQPLVFVRTLLQTFLFNEMEVLGSMSIRQIMDDDFSIVSMPASVQLDRNNDEIEFPQDPRFIVAQQMELFRQRAAQSFLDIFRTFCQNRCRVRRTLCHIIRDWDNVQLDAEEIDQIIQVKLNEKPMRHFTGANSQPVDTYSLPLSSWTYLYKIRQMEWIVQLGFELEVYQPDELAGMYWYLNYLAKWRVQHTERLKSFIVRRVEESRAPSQPRNPSVDRQLERSLAFIRLMLLDAAVTWELSDALSCLYTALMRLELVKVPPRPYSNDELRFELRMRPFAVIGLPPCPGFPEFILGTTQPESSTVDILQYAERALKGAKQGLEVLSKLSAADSFSVGSHDKWQTSKKNALKACIATGLAITAVLKASKEDASNLKLRAEVPTPDKCYHDWWIVPRLVPV
- a CDS encoding mitochondrial ATP synthase epsilon chain-domain-containing protein, with protein sequence MTAAWRAAGLTYNRYLAIAARVVRRSLKEDKRIAAERRGEMDLRFSKWQNGKQGEPKNLAAANAAIAAENAA